A stretch of the Pyramidobacter piscolens W5455 genome encodes the following:
- a CDS encoding helix-turn-helix domain-containing protein → MPFNYKPLLKLLIDRDMTREELRKTVKAGPTSFARIGKNENVSMDLLDRIC, encoded by the coding sequence GCCGTTTAACTATAAACCGCTTTTGAAGCTGCTTATTGACAGAGACATGACAAGAGAGGAACTCAGGAAAACTGTAAAAGCAGGGCCGACTAGCTTTGCCCGTATCGGCAAAAATGAAAACGTTTCCATGGACTTGCTCGACCGCATCTGCT